A genomic region of Canis aureus isolate CA01 chromosome 16, VMU_Caureus_v.1.0, whole genome shotgun sequence contains the following coding sequences:
- the LCN15 gene encoding lipocalin-15 isoform X9 → MAMRRVLLGQVLVLLWLSGAWAEVLVQPDFDAKKFSGLWYVVSMVSDCKVFLGKKGHLLMSSRTIRAMPGGNLSVHMEFPRADGCHQLDAEYLRVGSEGHFRVPALGYLDVRVADTDYDTFAVLYIYKELEGALSTMVQLYSRTQEASPQATKAFQDFYPTVGLPNDMMVMLPKSDVCSSAGKEAS, encoded by the exons ATGGCGATGAGGCGTGTCCtgctgggccaggtcctggtgctGCTCTGGCTGTCCGGGGCTTGGGCTGAGGTCCTGGTACAGCCAGATTTTGATGCCAAAAAG TTCTCAGGTCTTTGGTACGTGGTCTCCATGGTCTCCGACTGCAAGGTCTTCCTGGGCAAGAAGGGCCACTTGCTCATGTCCAGCAGGACTATCAGGGCCATGCCAGGGGGCAACCTCAGTGTCCACATGGAGTTCCCTCG GGCTGACGGCTGTCACCAGCTGGATGCTGAGTACCTGAGGGTGGGCTCTGAGGGGCACTTCAGAGTCCCAG CCCTGGGCTACCTGGACGTGCGCGTGGCAGACACAGACTATGACACCTTCGCCGTGCTCTACATCTATAAGGAGCTGGAGGGGGCGCTCAGCACTATGGTCCAGCTCTACA GCCGGACCCAGGAAGCAAGTCCCCAAGCCACAAAGGCCTTCCAGGACTTCTACCCCACCGTGGGGCTCCCCAATGACATGATGGTCATGCTGCCCAAGTCAG ATGTGTGCTCCTCTGCAGGCAAGGAGGCTTCCTGA
- the LCN15 gene encoding lipocalin-15 isoform X2 encodes MGGEPPCGLTGSQASFFCIFSALASCVSFGLVMPRDLCCPSSSRIRMPLTSRAPLKHRLSEQFSGLWYVVSMVSDCKVFLGKKGHLLMSSRTIRAMPGGNLSVHMEFPRADGCHQLDAEYLRVGSEGHFRVPALGYLDVRVADTDYDTFAVLYIYKELEGALSTMVQLYRDLPSPHHCEPRSSQGPCCASGRTQEASPQATKAFQDFYPTVGLPNDMMVMLPKSDVCSSAGKEAS; translated from the exons ATGGGTGGGGAGCCACCCTGCGGCCTCACTGGCTCACaggcttcattcttctgcatcttcTCTGCTCTGGCCTCTTGTGTCTCCTTTGGCCTGGTGATGCCCCGGGACCTTTGTTGTCCTTCATCTTCCAGGATTCGGATGCCCCTGACCTCCAGAGCTCCACTCAAGCATCGTCTCTCTGAGCAG TTCTCAGGTCTTTGGTACGTGGTCTCCATGGTCTCCGACTGCAAGGTCTTCCTGGGCAAGAAGGGCCACTTGCTCATGTCCAGCAGGACTATCAGGGCCATGCCAGGGGGCAACCTCAGTGTCCACATGGAGTTCCCTCG GGCTGACGGCTGTCACCAGCTGGATGCTGAGTACCTGAGGGTGGGCTCTGAGGGGCACTTCAGAGTCCCAG CCCTGGGCTACCTGGACGTGCGCGTGGCAGACACAGACTATGACACCTTCGCCGTGCTCTACATCTATAAGGAGCTGGAGGGGGCGCTCAGCACTATGGTCCAGCTCTACA gagacctcccctcccctcaccactGTGAGCCACGGAGCTCACAGGGGCCCTGCTGTGCCTCAGGCCGGACCCAGGAAGCAAGTCCCCAAGCCACAAAGGCCTTCCAGGACTTCTACCCCACCGTGGGGCTCCCCAATGACATGATGGTCATGCTGCCCAAGTCAG ATGTGTGCTCCTCTGCAGGCAAGGAGGCTTCCTGA
- the LCN15 gene encoding lipocalin-15 isoform X10, whose translation MQKWLGSSALGCQSLLYMPRHQGRPPASCLSFTCSPLHWPFCLEASWSMIRMPLTSRAPLKHRLSEQFSGLWYVVSMVSDCKVFLGKKGHLLMSSRTIRAMPGGNLSVHMEFPRADGCHQLDAEYLRVGSEGHFRVPALGYLDVRVADTDYDTFAVLYIYKELEGALSTMVQLYNVCSSAGKEAS comes from the exons ATGCAGAAGTGGCTTGGAAGCTCTGCTCTGGGCTGTCAGTCACTTCTGTACATGCCCAGGCATCAGGGGAGGCCACCAGCAAGCTGCCTGTCCTTCACCTGCTCCCCCCTCCACTGGCCCTTCTGTCTAGAAGCATCCTGGTCCAT GATTCGGATGCCCCTGACCTCCAGAGCTCCACTCAAGCATCGTCTCTCTGAGCAG TTCTCAGGTCTTTGGTACGTGGTCTCCATGGTCTCCGACTGCAAGGTCTTCCTGGGCAAGAAGGGCCACTTGCTCATGTCCAGCAGGACTATCAGGGCCATGCCAGGGGGCAACCTCAGTGTCCACATGGAGTTCCCTCG GGCTGACGGCTGTCACCAGCTGGATGCTGAGTACCTGAGGGTGGGCTCTGAGGGGCACTTCAGAGTCCCAG CCCTGGGCTACCTGGACGTGCGCGTGGCAGACACAGACTATGACACCTTCGCCGTGCTCTACATCTATAAGGAGCTGGAGGGGGCGCTCAGCACTATGGTCCAGCTCTACA ATGTGTGCTCCTCTGCAGGCAAGGAGGCTTCCTGA
- the LCN15 gene encoding lipocalin-15 isoform X12, producing the protein MVSDCKVFLGKKGHLLMSSRTIRAMPGGNLSVHMEFPRADGCHQLDAEYLRVGSEGHFRVPALGYLDVRVADTDYDTFAVLYIYKELEGALSTMVQLYRDLPSPHHCEPRSSQGPCCASGRTQEASPQATKAFQDFYPTVGLPNDMMVMLPKSDVCSSAGKEAS; encoded by the exons ATGGTCTCCGACTGCAAGGTCTTCCTGGGCAAGAAGGGCCACTTGCTCATGTCCAGCAGGACTATCAGGGCCATGCCAGGGGGCAACCTCAGTGTCCACATGGAGTTCCCTCG GGCTGACGGCTGTCACCAGCTGGATGCTGAGTACCTGAGGGTGGGCTCTGAGGGGCACTTCAGAGTCCCAG CCCTGGGCTACCTGGACGTGCGCGTGGCAGACACAGACTATGACACCTTCGCCGTGCTCTACATCTATAAGGAGCTGGAGGGGGCGCTCAGCACTATGGTCCAGCTCTACA gagacctcccctcccctcaccactGTGAGCCACGGAGCTCACAGGGGCCCTGCTGTGCCTCAGGCCGGACCCAGGAAGCAAGTCCCCAAGCCACAAAGGCCTTCCAGGACTTCTACCCCACCGTGGGGCTCCCCAATGACATGATGGTCATGCTGCCCAAGTCAG ATGTGTGCTCCTCTGCAGGCAAGGAGGCTTCCTGA
- the LCN15 gene encoding lipocalin-15 isoform X8, with protein MPLTSRAPLKHRLSEQFSGLWYVVSMVSDCKVFLGKKGHLLMSSRTIRAMPGGNLSVHMEFPRADGCHQLDAEYLRVGSEGHFRVPALGYLDVRVADTDYDTFAVLYIYKELEGALSTMVQLYRDLPSPHHCEPRSSQGPCCASGRTQEASPQATKAFQDFYPTVGLPNDMMVMLPKSDVCSSAGKEAS; from the exons ATGCCCCTGACCTCCAGAGCTCCACTCAAGCATCGTCTCTCTGAGCAG TTCTCAGGTCTTTGGTACGTGGTCTCCATGGTCTCCGACTGCAAGGTCTTCCTGGGCAAGAAGGGCCACTTGCTCATGTCCAGCAGGACTATCAGGGCCATGCCAGGGGGCAACCTCAGTGTCCACATGGAGTTCCCTCG GGCTGACGGCTGTCACCAGCTGGATGCTGAGTACCTGAGGGTGGGCTCTGAGGGGCACTTCAGAGTCCCAG CCCTGGGCTACCTGGACGTGCGCGTGGCAGACACAGACTATGACACCTTCGCCGTGCTCTACATCTATAAGGAGCTGGAGGGGGCGCTCAGCACTATGGTCCAGCTCTACA gagacctcccctcccctcaccactGTGAGCCACGGAGCTCACAGGGGCCCTGCTGTGCCTCAGGCCGGACCCAGGAAGCAAGTCCCCAAGCCACAAAGGCCTTCCAGGACTTCTACCCCACCGTGGGGCTCCCCAATGACATGATGGTCATGCTGCCCAAGTCAG ATGTGTGCTCCTCTGCAGGCAAGGAGGCTTCCTGA
- the LCN15 gene encoding lipocalin-15 isoform X11, with protein sequence MGLWYVVSMVSDCKVFLGKKGHLLMSSRTIRAMPGGNLSVHMEFPRADGCHQLDAEYLRVGSEGHFRVPALGYLDVRVADTDYDTFAVLYIYKELEGALSTMVQLYRDLPSPHHCEPRSSQGPCCASGRTQEASPQATKAFQDFYPTVGLPNDMMVMLPKSDVCSSAGKEAS encoded by the exons ATGG GTCTTTGGTACGTGGTCTCCATGGTCTCCGACTGCAAGGTCTTCCTGGGCAAGAAGGGCCACTTGCTCATGTCCAGCAGGACTATCAGGGCCATGCCAGGGGGCAACCTCAGTGTCCACATGGAGTTCCCTCG GGCTGACGGCTGTCACCAGCTGGATGCTGAGTACCTGAGGGTGGGCTCTGAGGGGCACTTCAGAGTCCCAG CCCTGGGCTACCTGGACGTGCGCGTGGCAGACACAGACTATGACACCTTCGCCGTGCTCTACATCTATAAGGAGCTGGAGGGGGCGCTCAGCACTATGGTCCAGCTCTACA gagacctcccctcccctcaccactGTGAGCCACGGAGCTCACAGGGGCCCTGCTGTGCCTCAGGCCGGACCCAGGAAGCAAGTCCCCAAGCCACAAAGGCCTTCCAGGACTTCTACCCCACCGTGGGGCTCCCCAATGACATGATGGTCATGCTGCCCAAGTCAG ATGTGTGCTCCTCTGCAGGCAAGGAGGCTTCCTGA
- the LCN15 gene encoding lipocalin-15 isoform X3 gives MQLLIRWCDTIIHPKWQLSSTLWGAVGSRGRHTQASVTTGLANGDFTPAWFSGLWYVVSMVSDCKVFLGKKGHLLMSSRTIRAMPGGNLSVHMEFPRADGCHQLDAEYLRVGSEGHFRVPALGYLDVRVADTDYDTFAVLYIYKELEGALSTMVQLYRDLPSPHHCEPRSSQGPCCASGRTQEASPQATKAFQDFYPTVGLPNDMMVMLPKSDVCSSAGKEAS, from the exons ATGCAACTGTTGATAAGGTGGTGTGACACCATAATCCACCCTAAGTGGCAGCTCAGCTCCACCCTCTGGGGGGCAGTGGGGTCTAGAGGCAGACATACCCAGGCCTCTGTCACCACTGGGCTGGCCAATGGTGACTTCACTCCTGCATGG TTCTCAGGTCTTTGGTACGTGGTCTCCATGGTCTCCGACTGCAAGGTCTTCCTGGGCAAGAAGGGCCACTTGCTCATGTCCAGCAGGACTATCAGGGCCATGCCAGGGGGCAACCTCAGTGTCCACATGGAGTTCCCTCG GGCTGACGGCTGTCACCAGCTGGATGCTGAGTACCTGAGGGTGGGCTCTGAGGGGCACTTCAGAGTCCCAG CCCTGGGCTACCTGGACGTGCGCGTGGCAGACACAGACTATGACACCTTCGCCGTGCTCTACATCTATAAGGAGCTGGAGGGGGCGCTCAGCACTATGGTCCAGCTCTACA gagacctcccctcccctcaccactGTGAGCCACGGAGCTCACAGGGGCCCTGCTGTGCCTCAGGCCGGACCCAGGAAGCAAGTCCCCAAGCCACAAAGGCCTTCCAGGACTTCTACCCCACCGTGGGGCTCCCCAATGACATGATGGTCATGCTGCCCAAGTCAG ATGTGTGCTCCTCTGCAGGCAAGGAGGCTTCCTGA
- the LCN15 gene encoding lipocalin-15 isoform X4, translating into MQKWLGSSALGCQSLLYMPRHQGRPPASCLSFTCSPLHWPFCLEASWSMIRMPLTSRAPLKHRLSEQFSGLWYVVSMVSDCKVFLGKKGHLLMSSRTIRAMPGGNLSVHMEFPRADGCHQLDAEYLRVGSEGHFRVPALGYLDVRVADTDYDTFAVLYIYKELEGALSTMVQLYSRTQEASPQATKAFQDFYPTVGLPNDMMVMLPKSDVCSSAGKEAS; encoded by the exons ATGCAGAAGTGGCTTGGAAGCTCTGCTCTGGGCTGTCAGTCACTTCTGTACATGCCCAGGCATCAGGGGAGGCCACCAGCAAGCTGCCTGTCCTTCACCTGCTCCCCCCTCCACTGGCCCTTCTGTCTAGAAGCATCCTGGTCCAT GATTCGGATGCCCCTGACCTCCAGAGCTCCACTCAAGCATCGTCTCTCTGAGCAG TTCTCAGGTCTTTGGTACGTGGTCTCCATGGTCTCCGACTGCAAGGTCTTCCTGGGCAAGAAGGGCCACTTGCTCATGTCCAGCAGGACTATCAGGGCCATGCCAGGGGGCAACCTCAGTGTCCACATGGAGTTCCCTCG GGCTGACGGCTGTCACCAGCTGGATGCTGAGTACCTGAGGGTGGGCTCTGAGGGGCACTTCAGAGTCCCAG CCCTGGGCTACCTGGACGTGCGCGTGGCAGACACAGACTATGACACCTTCGCCGTGCTCTACATCTATAAGGAGCTGGAGGGGGCGCTCAGCACTATGGTCCAGCTCTACA GCCGGACCCAGGAAGCAAGTCCCCAAGCCACAAAGGCCTTCCAGGACTTCTACCCCACCGTGGGGCTCCCCAATGACATGATGGTCATGCTGCCCAAGTCAG ATGTGTGCTCCTCTGCAGGCAAGGAGGCTTCCTGA
- the LCN15 gene encoding lipocalin-15 isoform X1, which yields MQKWLGSSALGCQSLLYMPRHQGRPPASCLSFTCSPLHWPFCLEASWSMIRMPLTSRAPLKHRLSEQFSGLWYVVSMVSDCKVFLGKKGHLLMSSRTIRAMPGGNLSVHMEFPRADGCHQLDAEYLRVGSEGHFRVPALGYLDVRVADTDYDTFAVLYIYKELEGALSTMVQLYRDLPSPHHCEPRSSQGPCCASGRTQEASPQATKAFQDFYPTVGLPNDMMVMLPKSDVCSSAGKEAS from the exons ATGCAGAAGTGGCTTGGAAGCTCTGCTCTGGGCTGTCAGTCACTTCTGTACATGCCCAGGCATCAGGGGAGGCCACCAGCAAGCTGCCTGTCCTTCACCTGCTCCCCCCTCCACTGGCCCTTCTGTCTAGAAGCATCCTGGTCCAT GATTCGGATGCCCCTGACCTCCAGAGCTCCACTCAAGCATCGTCTCTCTGAGCAG TTCTCAGGTCTTTGGTACGTGGTCTCCATGGTCTCCGACTGCAAGGTCTTCCTGGGCAAGAAGGGCCACTTGCTCATGTCCAGCAGGACTATCAGGGCCATGCCAGGGGGCAACCTCAGTGTCCACATGGAGTTCCCTCG GGCTGACGGCTGTCACCAGCTGGATGCTGAGTACCTGAGGGTGGGCTCTGAGGGGCACTTCAGAGTCCCAG CCCTGGGCTACCTGGACGTGCGCGTGGCAGACACAGACTATGACACCTTCGCCGTGCTCTACATCTATAAGGAGCTGGAGGGGGCGCTCAGCACTATGGTCCAGCTCTACA gagacctcccctcccctcaccactGTGAGCCACGGAGCTCACAGGGGCCCTGCTGTGCCTCAGGCCGGACCCAGGAAGCAAGTCCCCAAGCCACAAAGGCCTTCCAGGACTTCTACCCCACCGTGGGGCTCCCCAATGACATGATGGTCATGCTGCCCAAGTCAG ATGTGTGCTCCTCTGCAGGCAAGGAGGCTTCCTGA
- the LCN15 gene encoding lipocalin-15 isoform X6 — protein MAYIVWSKDRKSPQRKIWIKLRAWRKEARGLWYVVSMVSDCKVFLGKKGHLLMSSRTIRAMPGGNLSVHMEFPRADGCHQLDAEYLRVGSEGHFRVPALGYLDVRVADTDYDTFAVLYIYKELEGALSTMVQLYRDLPSPHHCEPRSSQGPCCASGRTQEASPQATKAFQDFYPTVGLPNDMMVMLPKSDVCSSAGKEAS, from the exons ATGGCATATATAGTGTGGAGCAAGGACAGAAAGTCACCACAGAGGAAAATATGGATTAAGCTCAGAGCTTGGAGGAAAGAGGCCAGAG GTCTTTGGTACGTGGTCTCCATGGTCTCCGACTGCAAGGTCTTCCTGGGCAAGAAGGGCCACTTGCTCATGTCCAGCAGGACTATCAGGGCCATGCCAGGGGGCAACCTCAGTGTCCACATGGAGTTCCCTCG GGCTGACGGCTGTCACCAGCTGGATGCTGAGTACCTGAGGGTGGGCTCTGAGGGGCACTTCAGAGTCCCAG CCCTGGGCTACCTGGACGTGCGCGTGGCAGACACAGACTATGACACCTTCGCCGTGCTCTACATCTATAAGGAGCTGGAGGGGGCGCTCAGCACTATGGTCCAGCTCTACA gagacctcccctcccctcaccactGTGAGCCACGGAGCTCACAGGGGCCCTGCTGTGCCTCAGGCCGGACCCAGGAAGCAAGTCCCCAAGCCACAAAGGCCTTCCAGGACTTCTACCCCACCGTGGGGCTCCCCAATGACATGATGGTCATGCTGCCCAAGTCAG ATGTGTGCTCCTCTGCAGGCAAGGAGGCTTCCTGA
- the LCN15 gene encoding lipocalin-15 isoform X5, which produces MAMRRVLLGQVLVLLWLSGAWAEVLVQPDFDAKKFSGLWYVVSMVSDCKVFLGKKGHLLMSSRTIRAMPGGNLSVHMEFPRADGCHQLDAEYLRVGSEGHFRVPALGYLDVRVADTDYDTFAVLYIYKELEGALSTMVQLYRDLPSPHHCEPRSSQGPCCASGRTQEASPQATKAFQDFYPTVGLPNDMMVMLPKSDVCSSAGKEAS; this is translated from the exons ATGGCGATGAGGCGTGTCCtgctgggccaggtcctggtgctGCTCTGGCTGTCCGGGGCTTGGGCTGAGGTCCTGGTACAGCCAGATTTTGATGCCAAAAAG TTCTCAGGTCTTTGGTACGTGGTCTCCATGGTCTCCGACTGCAAGGTCTTCCTGGGCAAGAAGGGCCACTTGCTCATGTCCAGCAGGACTATCAGGGCCATGCCAGGGGGCAACCTCAGTGTCCACATGGAGTTCCCTCG GGCTGACGGCTGTCACCAGCTGGATGCTGAGTACCTGAGGGTGGGCTCTGAGGGGCACTTCAGAGTCCCAG CCCTGGGCTACCTGGACGTGCGCGTGGCAGACACAGACTATGACACCTTCGCCGTGCTCTACATCTATAAGGAGCTGGAGGGGGCGCTCAGCACTATGGTCCAGCTCTACA gagacctcccctcccctcaccactGTGAGCCACGGAGCTCACAGGGGCCCTGCTGTGCCTCAGGCCGGACCCAGGAAGCAAGTCCCCAAGCCACAAAGGCCTTCCAGGACTTCTACCCCACCGTGGGGCTCCCCAATGACATGATGGTCATGCTGCCCAAGTCAG ATGTGTGCTCCTCTGCAGGCAAGGAGGCTTCCTGA
- the LCN15 gene encoding lipocalin-15 isoform X7, giving the protein MQKWLGSSALGCQSLLYMPRHQGRPPASCLSFTCSPLHWPFCLEASWSMIRMPLTSRAPLKHRLSEQFSGLWYVVSMVSDCKVFLGKKGHLLMSSRTIRAMPGGNLSVHMEFPRADGCHQLDAEYLRVGSEGHFRVPALGYLDVRVADTDYDTFAVLYIYKELEGALSTMVQLYRDLHPPPLPSMSHRRPPLPSPL; this is encoded by the exons ATGCAGAAGTGGCTTGGAAGCTCTGCTCTGGGCTGTCAGTCACTTCTGTACATGCCCAGGCATCAGGGGAGGCCACCAGCAAGCTGCCTGTCCTTCACCTGCTCCCCCCTCCACTGGCCCTTCTGTCTAGAAGCATCCTGGTCCAT GATTCGGATGCCCCTGACCTCCAGAGCTCCACTCAAGCATCGTCTCTCTGAGCAG TTCTCAGGTCTTTGGTACGTGGTCTCCATGGTCTCCGACTGCAAGGTCTTCCTGGGCAAGAAGGGCCACTTGCTCATGTCCAGCAGGACTATCAGGGCCATGCCAGGGGGCAACCTCAGTGTCCACATGGAGTTCCCTCG GGCTGACGGCTGTCACCAGCTGGATGCTGAGTACCTGAGGGTGGGCTCTGAGGGGCACTTCAGAGTCCCAG CCCTGGGCTACCTGGACGTGCGCGTGGCAGACACAGACTATGACACCTTCGCCGTGCTCTACATCTATAAGGAGCTGGAGGGGGCGCTCAGCACTATGGTCCAGCTCTACA GAgacctccaccctcctcccctcccctctatgAGCCACAGgagacctcccctcccctcaccactGTGA
- the TMEM141 gene encoding transmembrane protein 141 isoform X3, with amino-acid sequence MVNLGLSRVDDTVAAKHPGLEEYAACQSEAFVKGIFTFITGTGAAVGLQMLIQRRFPYPFQWHVLVAVGGYSRAAARGDTGQLPKDRGTDQRS; translated from the exons ATGGTGAACCTGGGCCTGTCCCGGGTGGACGACACCGTGGCCGCCAAGCACCCG GGTCTGGAGGAGTACGCCGCGTGCCAGTCCGAGGCCTTCGTAAAGGGCATCTTCACCTTTATCACAG GCACAGGTGCAGCCGTCGGCCTGCAGATGCTTATTCAGAGGAGGTTTCCGTACCCCTTCCAGTGGCACGTGCTAGTGGCCGTGGGTGGGTACTCCAGGGCTGCTGCCAGAGGGGATACAG GGCAGCTCCCCAAGGACAGGGGCACAG ATCAGCGCAGCTAG
- the TMEM141 gene encoding transmembrane protein 141 isoform X1, protein MVNLGLSRVDDTVAAKHPGLEEYAACQSEAFVKGIFTFITGTGAAVGLQMLIQRRFPYPFQWHVLVAVGGYSRAAARGDTVTGSMASYWVTRVESHRCSNLWLFLETGQLPKDRGTDQRS, encoded by the exons ATGGTGAACCTGGGCCTGTCCCGGGTGGACGACACCGTGGCCGCCAAGCACCCG GGTCTGGAGGAGTACGCCGCGTGCCAGTCCGAGGCCTTCGTAAAGGGCATCTTCACCTTTATCACAG GCACAGGTGCAGCCGTCGGCCTGCAGATGCTTATTCAGAGGAGGTTTCCGTACCCCTTCCAGTGGCACGTGCTAGTGGCCGTGGGTGGGTACTCCAGGGCTGCTGCCAGAGGGGATACAG tcACAGGCTCAATGGCCAGCTACTGGGTGACCCGAGTGGAGTCGCACAGATGCAGCAATCTCTGGCTCTTCCTGGAAACAGGGCAGCTCCCCAAGGACAGGGGCACAG ATCAGCGCAGCTAG
- the TMEM141 gene encoding transmembrane protein 141 isoform X2: protein MVNLGLSRVDDTVAAKHPGLEEYAACQSEAFVKGIFTFITGTGAAVGLQMLIQRRFPYPFQWHVLVAVVTGSMASYWVTRVESHRCSNLWLFLETGQLPKDRGTDQRS from the exons ATGGTGAACCTGGGCCTGTCCCGGGTGGACGACACCGTGGCCGCCAAGCACCCG GGTCTGGAGGAGTACGCCGCGTGCCAGTCCGAGGCCTTCGTAAAGGGCATCTTCACCTTTATCACAG GCACAGGTGCAGCCGTCGGCCTGCAGATGCTTATTCAGAGGAGGTTTCCGTACCCCTTCCAGTGGCACGTGCTAGTGGCCGTGG tcACAGGCTCAATGGCCAGCTACTGGGTGACCCGAGTGGAGTCGCACAGATGCAGCAATCTCTGGCTCTTCCTGGAAACAGGGCAGCTCCCCAAGGACAGGGGCACAG ATCAGCGCAGCTAG
- the CCDC183 gene encoding LOW QUALITY PROTEIN: coiled-coil domain-containing protein 183 (The sequence of the model RefSeq protein was modified relative to this genomic sequence to represent the inferred CDS: inserted 1 base in 1 codon; substituted 2 bases at 2 genomic stop codons): MATMKMRSEADMEEQIQELKTITRLQEQCWALQIQALKEKTVKNKNMLALLRSNIRRGAQDWVLANKVSTAAPPYDQRNISKAXAKGASMRLAHRRCTMEVARQRGQKLETVQLELAALRSQPDATKEELRMLQVIRQLENNIEKTMIKITTSQNIHLLYVDLLDYLKKELAGYPTELDKLQNLVDDYCSELSDMTVMSQDAMMITDEVKMNMRQGEATFIEERRARENQLNQQKQLIDXIHMKETNEKYRRXGWWDLDFPSNLMGTEIVKVRREISKADIEYQTEVTALVEKVKSAVRCSHFWDIAGRFLALRNTEDNLELQMEDCKERRAQLEALMKKLEVEEAMLKFRQMPSSISFKSMEKRMKDMLKEEEERLQVAYSSMTQSQKLLLTIQTGIDNLSIRLIGIPLLTAQKEVALSDSLNVVSKLVYCEVKLLYLADQVQNLSSNEEVNTKVKDTLESSTLKEKQNTRISFEDLEEDMIETFLFADVDHSLVPSRAEIKRQAQRLIDGRLKVAKKKK, translated from the exons ATGGCCACCATGAAGATGCGAAGTGAGGCAGATATGGAAGAGCAGATCCAGGAGCTGAAGACAATCACTCGGCTCCAAG aGCAATGTTGGGCCCTGCAAATCCAAGCCCTAAAAGAGAAGACCGTCAAGAATAAAAATATGCTGGCTCTCCTGCGCAGCAACATCCGCCGTGGGGCCCAGGACTGGGTTTTGGCCAATAAGGTGAGCA CCGCCGCTCCGCCGTATGACCAGCGGAACATCTCCAAGGCCTGAGCGAAGGGCGCTTCCATGAGGTTGGCGCACCGCCGCTGCACCATGGAG GTGGCGCGGCAGCGGGGGCAGAAGCTGGAGACCGTGCAGCTGGAGTTGGCCGCCTTGAGGAGCCAACCTGACGCCACCAAGGAGGAGTTGCGCATGCTCCAG GTTATCCGCCAGCTGGAGAACAACATTG aaaagaccatgatCAAGATCACCACAAGTCAGAACATCCACCTGCTGTACGTGGACCTGCTGGATTACCTGAAGAAG GAGCTGGCAGGGTACCCCACAGAGCTGGACAAGCTGCAGAATCTCGTGGACGACTACTGCTCAGAACTGTCAGACATGACAGTCATGTCCCAAGACGCCATGATGATCACGGATGAGGTCAAG ATGAACATGAGGCAAGGGGAGGCGACTTTCATCGAGGAACGCAGGGCACGGGAGAACCAGCTGAATCAGCAGAAGCAGCTGATTG AGATCCATATGAAGGAGACCAATGAGAAGTACCGCCGGTAG GGCTGGTGGGACTTGGACTTCCCCTCCAATCTGATGGGTACAGAAATTGTGAAAG TGAGAAGAGAGATCTCCAAGGCCGACATCGAATACCAGACAGAAGTCACAGCTTTGGTGGAGAAAGTGAAGTCTGCTGTGCGGTGCTCTCATTTCTGG GACATCGCTGGCCGGTTCCTGGCTCTGAGGAACACAGAGGACAACCTGGAGCTGCAGATGGAGGACTGTAAGGAGCGGCGGGCACAGCTGGAGGCGCTGATGAAGAAGCTGGAAGTAGAGGAGGCGATGCTCAAGTTCCGCCAGATGCCCAGCTCCATCAG CTTTAAGTCTATGGAGAAGAGAATGAAGGACATgctgaaggaggaggaagagcggCTCCAGGTGGCCTACTCCAGCATGACCCAGAGCCAGAAGCTGCTGTTGACCATCCAGACAGGCATTGACAACCTCTCCATCCGGCTGATTGGCATCCCTCTGCTCACAGCCCAG AAAGAAGTGGCGCTCTCTGACAGCCTGAATGTGGTCAGCAAGCTGGTGTACTGCGAAGTGAAGCTCCTGTACCTGGCTGACCAAGTGCAGAATCTGTCCAGCAACGAGGAG GTCAACACAAAGGTGAAGGATACCCTGGAGTCCTCCActctgaaggagaagcagaacaCCAGGATCAGCTTTGAGGACCTGGAAGAGGATATGATAG aaaccTTCCTGTTCGCAGACGTGGACCACAGCCTCGTCCCCTCGCGGGCCGAGATCAAGCGGCAGGCCCAGCGGCTGATCGATGGCCGGCTCAAGGTGGCCAAGAAGAAGAAGTAA